In the genome of Kluyveromyces marxianus DMKU3-1042 DNA, complete genome, chromosome 1, one region contains:
- the RBK1 gene encoding putative ribokinase — MGITVVGSLNYDLVTYTERIPVAGETFNAESFETHSGGKGLNQAIALAKLVKPYSDDDSRSVQVRMVGHVGSDSFGKQLLDKLREHKIDTKHVDQVQGESTGVAVIVVEKSTGQNRILITAGANSHTVYSNEQLEKIFSNKDKEFVVFQHEIPNPQVIMDWLKHNRPNYEVVYNPSPFHKLEKKVWRNVDLLIVNEIEAMQIIESLDTEDIVSHFKSKITKESYASGYLEIAQHFQSQLISQDHSAVVIITLGEQGCVFCSKHCPEGGYLPSIKVEKVVDTTAAGDTFLGAVVSQLHDNQTLEDSIKFATTASSITITKKGAAETIPVYSDISKI, encoded by the coding sequence ATGGGTATCACTGTAGTAGGTTCGTTGAACTATGATTTAGTAACATATACAGAACGTATCCCTGTTGCTGGAGAGACTTTTAATGCTGAATCTTTTGAAACACACTCGGGTGGTAAAGGTTTGAACCAAGCTATCGCTTTGGCTAAATTAGTCAAGCCATATTCAGATGATGATAGTCGATCAGTTCAAGTGAGAATGGTTGGACATGTTGGTTCTGATTCCTTTGGAAAGCAATTATTGGATAAGCTTCGGGAGCATAAGATTGATACCAAGCACGTTGACCAAGTTCAAGGTGAATCTACTGGTGTAGCAGTTATTGTTGTGGAGAAATCTACAGGTCAGAATAGGATTCTCATAACTGCAGGTGCTAATTCTCATACGGTGTATTCAAACGAGCAACTAGAGAAGATATTCAGTAATAAGGACAAAGAGTTTGTAGTGTTTCAACATGAGATTCCAAACCCTCAAGTTATTATGGATTGGCTCAAGCATAACAGACCTAATTACGAAGTTGTGTACAACCCATCACCTTTCCATaaattagaaaaaaaggtcTGGAGAAATGTTGATCTTCTTATTGTGAATGAGATTGAAGCAATGCAGATTATAGAGTCCTTGGACACTGAGGACATTGTTTCTCATTTCAAGAGTAAAATTACTAAAGAAAGTTATGCAAGTGGCTATCTCGAAATAGCAcaacattttcaaagtcaGTTAATCAGTCAGGATCATTCAGCTGTAGTAATTATAACTTTGGGTGAGCAAGGCTGCGTCTTCTGTTCAAAACATTGCCCTGAAGGAGGATATTTGCCATCGAttaaagttgaaaaagttgTAGACACAACTGCAGCAGGTGATACATTCCTAGGGGCTGTCGTGTCACAACTACATGATAATCAAACTTTGGAAGATTCGATAAAGTTTGCAACTACTGCAAGCTCGATTACAATAACTAAAAAGGGTGCCGCTGAAACCATCCCTGTATACTCAGATATCAGCAAGATTTAG
- the PHO90 gene encoding SPX domain-containing inorganic phosphate transporter: MKFSHSLKYNAVPEWQDYYIDYSHLKKLIYSLQQQELDQLEGLGNETTGESGSKIGGKLGALKFWKKGSSSSAGGVLDEEGQVGKNFNGDDDANVETIELGEYHANRKQGRSSSGGNGNGRKLKFGFDFDKRSSVSSERTVFNSQDVFLAKLTDEKHKIDDFYKRLEAKLYSKFETLTKDLEKAGFANLQNHVYREAMESQSLSAVATRTKSNETGFSGLSRRLSGHSQTARLDSNGMIDDFIDDDEEEEEEEEEEEETRDNTALLNYSDYNLKSQKKAILKKNVIDLYVDLAQLKSFIELNRIGFSKITKKFDKVLGCNVKQELIESGEFFKDAHIFLPETISQLDNKISHLISYYAVITDQEDDIETVKDELRSYLRDFIVWERNTVWKDLLGLESQQNDFTSVGRPAVNGEISNLENNTHLEYYSYTLPNPISFKWFTIEKLSIPKLFFTTRALKIYIIIVFTIILLAVKTFNDEAQHRCMALVECVALLWATEAIPLFVTAIFVPLLVVLFRVLKDDSGHVMHAVDASSYILGKMWSSTIMVLLAGFTLAAALSKYNIAKVLASYLLTAAGTKPRNVLIVVMGVVFFLSMWISNVASPVLTYSLIQTVLRTLTSETPFAKALILGVALSANVGGMASPISSPQNVIAMDYLKPYGIGWGNFFAVALPVSIVSIFLIWLLMIFTFKINTTTLKPYKPIKEKFTLKQYYIMVVTVVTIILWCVLSKIESAFGAAGEVAVIPIVLFFGTGLLTTQDINNFPWSIVILAMGGIALGAAVSSSGLLATIAGALQKRVMDYSTYAVLCIFGIVMLVVGTFVSHTVSAIIILPLVQEIGDSLPSKKAAPILVFGCTLLASCGMGLASSGFPNVTAISMMDEVGNRYLSVNNFITRGIPASLLAFVVVITIGYGIMSTVLHG, encoded by the coding sequence ATGAAGTTCTCGCACTCGTTGAAATACAATGCGGTACCGGAATGGCAGGACTATTACATCGACTATTCGcacttgaagaagttgatttACTCgttgcagcagcaggagCTGGACCAACTGGAAGGGTTGGGCAACGAGACTACCGGGGAGTCTGGTAGCAAGATTGGTGGGAAGCTAGGAGCGCTaaagttttggaaaaaaggcagcagcagtagtgCTGGTGGTGTCTTGGACGAAGAAGGCCAGGTGGGCAAGAACTTCAACGGGGACGACGATGCCAATGTCGAGACCATCGAGTTGGGCGAGTACCATGCGAACAGGAAACAGGGCAGGAGTAGCAGTGGTGGTAACGGAAACGGCAGAAAGCTGAAGTTTGGGTTCGATTTCGACAAGCGGTCGTCTGTGTCGAGCGAACGCACCGTTTTCAACTCACAGGACGTGTTCCTCGCCAAGCTCACTGATGAGAAGCACAAGATTGACGATTTCTACAAGAGATTGGAGGCTAAGCTCTATTCCAAATTTGAAACGCTAACGAAGGATTTGGAAAAAGCTGGTTTTGCCAACTTGCAAAACCACGTCTACCGCGAGGCCATGGAGTCGCAATCGTTGAGCGCGGTCGCTACCAGAACCAAGAGCAACGAGACTGGGTTTTCGGGACTGTCCAGACGTCTGTCGGGCCACTCGCAAACCGCTCGCCTCGACAGTAACGGAATGATTGACGATTTCATCGACGAcgacgaggaagaagaagaagaggaagaagaggaagaggaaacCAGAGACAACACAGCGTTGTTGAACTACTCGGACTACAACTTGAAGTCACAAAAGAAGGCTATCCTCAAGAAGAACGTGATAGATTTATACGTCGATTTGGCCCAGCTAAAGTCTTTTATAGAGTTGAACCGCATCGgtttttccaaaattaCTAAAAAGTTCGACAAAGTGCTAGGTTGCAACGTAAAACAAGAGCTCATCGAATCCGGcgaattcttcaaagacGCACACATCTTTTTGCCAGAAACTATCTCGCAACTGGATAACAAAATTTCCCACCTAATTTCTTACTACGCCGTCATCACTGATCAAGAAGACGACATCGAAACCGTCAAGGATGAACTAAGGTCCTACTTGCGTGATTTCATCGTGTGGGAGAGAAACACCGTATGGAAGGACTTGCTTGGATTGGAGTCCCAGCAGAACGATTTCACTTCTGTAGGAAGACCAGCAGTTAATGGTGAAATTAGTAACTTGGAAAACAACACCCATTTGGAATACTACTCTTACACATTGCCTAACCCAATCTCGTTCAAGTGGTTCACTATCGAAAAGCTTTCTATTCCAAAGCTTTTCTTCACCACAAGAGCACTAAAAATTTACATCATTATCGTTTTCACTATCATTCTATTGGCTGTTAAGACCTTCAATGACGAAGCACAACACCGTTGTATGGCATTGGTGGAATGTGTTGCTTTGCTATGGGCAACTGAAGCAATCCCGCTATTCGTCACTGCTATCTTTGTTCCTCTATTAGTGGTCTTGTTCAGAGTGTTGAAGGATGATAGTGGCCATGTCATGCATGCCGTTGATGCGTCTAGTTACATTCTAGGTAAAATGTGGTCCTCTACAATTATGGTGTTGTTGGCTGGTTTCACATTAGCCGCTGCATTGTCAAAGTACAACATTGCCAAAGTTTTGGCCTCCTATCTATTGACAGCAGCTGGTACCAAGCCAAGAAATGTTTTAATTGTTGTTATGGGagttgtcttcttcttgtcaaTGTGGATTTCTAACGTGGCCTCTCCAGTGCTAACGTACTCTTTGATCCAAACCGTGTTGAGGACACTTACAAGCGAAACTCCTTTCGCAAAGGCTTTGATTCTAGGTGTCGCCTTGTCTGCAAACGTGGGTGGTATGGCTTCTCCAATTTCCTCCCCACAAAATGTTATCGCCATGGACTATCTAAAACCATACGGTATCGGATGGGGTAACTTTTTCGCAGTCGCACTTCCCGTTAGTATTGTTTCTATTTTCCTCATCTGGTTGTTGATGATCTTTACGTTCAAGATTAATACAACAACGCTAAAACCTTACAAGCCAATCAAGGAGAAGTTTACTTTGAAGCAGTATTACATTATGGTAGTAACAGTGGTTACAATCATCTTGTGGTGTGTTCTTTCCAAGATCGAGAGTGCGTttggtgctgctggtgaAGTTGCCGTTATTCCAATCGTGCTTTTCTTCGGGACCGGTTTGCTAACCACACAGGATATAAACAACTTCCCATGGTCTATTGTTATCTTAGCCATGGGTGGTATCGCATTAGGTGCTGCAGTTTCATCGTCCGGTCTTCTTGCTACTATTGCCGGAGCCCTACAAAAGAGAGTTATGGATTACTCAACCTACGCCGTCTTGTGCATTTTCGGAATAGTCATGTTAGTTGTCGGTACCTTCGTTTCTCATACAGTTTCCGCAATCATCATTCTACCATTGGTCCAAGAAATTGGTGACAGTTTACCATCGAAAAAGGCTGCTCCTATCCTTGTGTTCGGATGCACTCTCTTGGCTTCTTGTGGTATGGGTCTTGCATCGTCTGGTTTCCCTAATGTTACCGCCATTTCCATGATGGACGAAGTGGGAAATAGATATCTATCAGtcaacaatttcatcaCAAGAGGTATTCCCGCTTCCCTCTTGGCTTTCGTTGTTGTCATAACCATCGGTTATGGTATCATGTCAACAGTTTTGCATggctaa
- the UBP12 gene encoding putative ubiquitin-specific protease UBP12, which yields MTSEKRSYVADSDCMQFSTQETSPDESTSGENSNGNTIPALTDENPTDISSSISSSLPSVLYDAIPPLQDQRSIVANMWARFSNEKKEGDVVYIIPESWLSLFQDPLVTDYRAVPPLNIASIVVDYDHFILQDYSRQPYTAVPAKIFNLLQQWYGLTPDSKPLPAYIVIDKKKQLVVEYDRPRFRIHHLTTNENSSQYSISMRNAAEAKLSNMFTLSSLATTKDVVQRAIDLFLSKEPQFDKESYYFRVWYINDDGNNVKTSNILQNSYTISPSTFLELTYKHKITKNMFTRRLKDLNSHVINLAIEVKRKSGTQHWPSNFFHYFPLQSSPGITGLANLGNTCYMNSALQCLLHIQDLNEYFLYGGYEDEINNDNPLGYKGHVAHAFGHLVQSLFSPSYGINSFFAPRNFKNTIGHYNQLFAGFGQQDSQEFLAFILDGLHEDLNRVIKKPYLEKPELPEGSPVDENKIIELANETWDYVKKRNDSVIMDLFVGLYKSTLICPNCQHVSVTFDPYNDLTLPLPIENYWTCKVLIFPQNSPPCTLEIELLKNSTYQELKEYIAKQASMNADDLIGCEIFNHQFYNNYESNMEAEYLPISELISENDTVVFYELIRNPDDIVVPIFNTRIEDGYKTPRLFGYPFFIALSKDEQYSYGSIRKKIERCYQNFSGGFSEFPILSKVSENYGLDSLPLLSKKFPKEELDIVTKELEFINPEISPDNFFKIMLLKNEALHNHTTRTPRFNNASLKNSNSPAGKIWTPTSVSSINYNNSEEITQFLPEVVKTAYYYSEIKNDTGMDDSDEVVDNNDESSIDSETKSTSDESMTTSTEVLNGLSHLEMSSLVESHTALICEWNTGKDQEVFDLEYGVNWNSPAVLDNIALTKAREERSEKEQTQITLDSCLRLFSQPEVLSSADSWYCPKCKEHTQASKQIELWNTPDILLIHLKRFENQRSFSDKIDATVHFPIEGLDMSPYLSYQNEISNDIYDLIAVDNHYGGLGGGHYTAYCRNFVDGKWYYFDDSRVTETSPENSVAGSAYLLFYKRRSSTVKVEKNEKLRDIIETSRKSFEQKQAELHKKVDALYEIAHSDTEDDTESALEDEAVMQNKTVEERITIENEEWEAGKRSNSVELPGNRLIENDAKLQSDEDVNEEFDETILEEANGQELNDELVNEAKISEPELSLKDNKFQLEYNVSSLEVGENISTLDSHDSSRRKLRLLEKVYVPESPNKDSSKGSSPEEQKLT from the coding sequence ATGACTAGTGAGAAACGGAGTTACGTAGCTGACAGTGATTGCATGCAATTCTCCACGCAGGAAACCTCGCCTGACGAGAGTACATCCGGGGAGAATTCCAATGGAAATACTATTCCTGCATTAACGGATGAAAATCCTACTGATATATCCTCCTCTATATCGTCATCACTTCCTAGTGTGTTGTATGACGCGATTCCTCCACTTCAGGATCAAAGATCGATTGTTGCTAATATGTGGGCTCGCTTTAGTaatgagaaaaaagaaggcgATGTGGTGTATATTATTCCCGAGAGCTGGTTATCATTATTTCAGGACCCTCTGGTTACAGATTACAGGGCTGTTCCTCCTCTAAACATTGCATCAATAGTTGTAGATTATGATCATTTCATCCTTCAAGACTATTCCAGACAACCTTATACAGCTGTGCCTGCAAAGATAttcaaccttcttcaacagtgGTATGGGTTGACACCAGATTCGAAGCCACTACCAGCATACATCGTCATAGATAAGAAAAAACAGTTGGTGGTTGAGTATGATAGACCAAGGTTTAGGATTCACCATTTGACCACAAATGAAAATTCCAGTCaatattcaatttcaatgCGGAATGCTGCTGAGGCAAAGTTATCAAACATGTTCACTTTATCCAGCCtagcaacaacaaaagatgtCGTCCAACGCGCTATAGATCTCTTTTTATCCAAAGAGCCCCAATTTGATAAGGAGTCATATTATTTTCGGGTATGGTATATCAATGATGATGGAAATAACGTCAAGACTAGCAATATATTACAAAACAGTTATACGATATCACCATCTACATTCTTGGAGCTTACTTATAAACATAAAATAACGAAGAACATGTTTACTAGAAGACTGAAAGATCTCAATTCTCACGTCATAAATTTGGCTATTGAAGTGAAACGGAAAAGTGGTACTCAACATTGGCCATCAAACTTTTTCCATTATTTCCCACTCCAATCTTCTCCTGGAATAACTGGACTTGCTAATTTAGGAAATACCTGCTATATGAACTCTGCATTACAGTGCTTATTGCATATTCAAGATCTCAATGAGTATTTTCTTTACGGTGGTTACGAAGATGAAATAAACAACGATAATCCACTTGGTTACAAGGGCCACGTAGCCCATGCCTTTGGTCACCTTGTACAATCTCTGTTTAGTCCATCATATGGAATAAACTCATTCTTTGCTCCAAGAAATTTTAAGAACACAATTGGCCATTACAATCAATTATTTGCTGGTTTTGGTCAACAGGATTCTCAAGAATTTTTGGCATTTATATTAGACGGCTTACACGAGGATCTCAACAGAGTTATAAAAAAACCATACTTGGAAAAACCAGAATTGCCAGAGGGTTCCCCAGTGGATGAGAACAAAATAATCGAACTTGCCAATGAAACATGGGACTACgtaaagaagagaaatgaTTCCGTTATCATGGATCTTTTCGTCGGGTTGTATAAATCCACTCTAATTTGTCCGAACTGTCAACATGTTTCAGTAACTTTTGATCCTTACAATGATTTAACATTACCCCTTCCTATTGAAAATTACTGGACATGTAAGGTTCTCATTTTCCCTCAAAACTCCCCTCCTTGCACGTTAGAGATAGAGCTTCTGAAAAACTCTACATATCAGGAATTAAAAGAATACATCGCAAAACAGGCTAGCATGAATGCCGATGATTTAATCGGTTGCGAAATCTTTAACCACCAATTTTACAACAACTACGAATCTAATATGGAAGCAGAGTACCTTCCTATATCTGAACTAATATCAGAAAACGATACTGTTGTTTTTTACGAACTTATCAGGAACCCAGATGACATTGTAGTACCTATATTCAACACTCGCATTGAAGATGGCTATAAAACTCCAAGATTATTTGGATATCCTTTTTTCATTGCACTATCAAAAGACGAACAGTACAGTTATGGCTCcataagaaaaaaaatagagcGCTGTTACCAAAATTTTTCTGGCGGCTTTTCTGAGTTTCCTATTCTCAGTAAAGTATCTGAAAATTACGGACTAGATTCTTTACCACTTTTAAGCAAGAAGTTCCCGAAAGAGGAACTTGATATTGTAACCAAGGAATTGGAGTTTATAAACCCTGAAATTTCACCAGataatttctttaaaatcATGCTTTTAAAGAATGAAGCATTGCATAACCACACCACTAGGACTCCAAGATTCAATAACGCTTCACTtaaaaattcaaattcgCCAGCAGGTAAGATATGGACTCCAACTTCCGTCTCGTCAATAAACTACAATAATAGCGAAGAAATAACTCAGTTCCTTCCTGAGGTTGTTAAAACAGCATATTACTACTCcgaaataaaaaatgacaCTGGTATGGATGATTCTGACGAAGTAGTAGATAACAATGATGAATCCAGCATAGATTCAGAGACTAAATCAACATCAGATGAAAGCATGACAACAAGTACCGAAGTTTTAAATGGATTATCACATTTGGAAATGTCATCATTGGTGGAATCCCATACAGCTTTAATTTGCGAGTGGAATACCggaaaagatcaagaagtatTCGATTTAGAGTATGGAGTTAATTGGAACAGTCCTGCTGTTCTTGATAATATAGCTTTGACTAAGgcaagagaagaaaggtcagaaaaagaacaaacacAAATCACTCTAGACTCATGTTTAAGACTGTTCTCCCAGCCAGAAGTTTTAAGCTCTGCGGACTCCTGGTACTGTCCAAAATGTAAAGAGCACACACAGGCTTCAAAACAAATCGAGCTATGGAATACTCCTGACATATTACTAATACATTtaaaaagatttgaaaacCAACGCTCTTTCAGTGACAAAATCGATGCAACAGTTCATTTCCCAATAGAAGGTTTAGATATGTCCCCTTATTTGTCGTATCAAAACGAGATAAGCAATGATATATATGACTTGATCGCTGTCGATAATCATTATGGTGGGCTTGGTGGAGGACACTACACAGCTTATTGCCGAAATTTTGTCGATGGTAAATGGTACTATTTTGACGATTCTAGAGTAACTGAAACATCCCCCGAAAATAGCGTTGCTGGGTCAGCATACTTGTTGTTCTACAAACGTCGTTCATCGACCGttaaagttgaaaagaatgaaaaattgaGAGACATCATAGAAACCTCAAGGAAAAGTTTTGAACAGAAGCAGGCTGAACTGCATAAAAAGGTCGATGCGTTGTACGAAATCGCACATAGTGATACTGAAGATGACACAGAATCAGCTTTAGAGGATGAAGCTGTAATGCAAAATAAAACCGTCGAGGAAAGAATTACTATTGAAAATGAGGAGTGGGAAGCTGGTAAACGCTCAAACTCCGTAGAATTGCCAGGAAATAGACTCATTGAAAATGACGCAAAGCTTCAATCAGACGAAGATGTTAATGAAGAGTTTGACGAAACTATACtggaagaagcaaatgGGCAGGAACTCAATGACGAACTAGTAAATGAGGCTAAAATATCGGAACCTGAACTTTCACTGAAAGACAACAAATTTCAGCTGGAATATAATGTTTCAAGCTTAGAAGTGGGCGAAAACATATCAACATTGGACTCTCATGACTCCTctagaagaaaactaaGACTGCTAGAAAAGGTTTATGTTCCTGAATCTCCAAACAAGGACTCTAGTAAAGGTTCATCTCCggaggaacaaaaactgACTTAA
- the FEN1 gene encoding elongation of very long chain fatty acids protein, giving the protein MESFLKSNQYAAGLVEKYPVILDYVPTVDRPFFNVSLWTHFDAAVSKATDGKFIPSQFTFVAGELPLSELFPVMGMIGTYYLVIFGGRAVLKNTEPLKLNFLFQLHNLFLTTLSLTLLVLMVEQLVPMIAKHGLYYAICNQGAWTQPMVTLYYMNYITKYIEFIDTIFLVLKHKKLTFLHTYHHGATALLCYTQLVGTTAISWVPISLNLGVHVVMYWYYFLAARGIRVWWKEWVTRFQIIQFIIDIGFIYFAVWQKVATDYFPTLPHCGECVGSTTATFSGCAIISSYLFLFIAFYIEVYRRQGTKKSKVIKRVKGGVAAKVNEYVNVDVKNVNTPSPSPAPRKRNTRSRKA; this is encoded by the coding sequence ATGGAGTCATTTCTAAAATCTAACCAGTACGCAGCTGGTCTTGTGGAAAAGTATCCGGTTATTTTGGACTATGTCCCTACTGTTGATAGACCTTTCTTTAATGTTTCGTTGTGGACTCACTTTGATGCTGCTGTCAGCAAAGCCACAGATGGGAAATTTATTCCTAGCCAATTCACATTTGTCGCTGGTGAATTGCCATTGAGTGAACTCTTCCCAGTTATGGGTATGATTGGTACCTACTACCTAGTTATTTTTGGTGGTCGCGCCGTGTTGAAGAACACTGAGCCTCTAAAGTTGAACTTTTTGTTCCAATTGCATAACTTATTCTTGACCACACTATCCTTGACATTGTTGGTCTTGATGGTGGAGCAATTAGTTCCAATGATTGCTAAGCATGGTCTATACTATGCCATTTGTAACCAAGGTGCTTGGACTCAGCCAATGGTTACTTTATACTACATGAACTACATTACCAAGTACATTGAATTTATTGACACCATTTTCCTAGTTTTGAAGCATAAGAAGTTGACTTTCTTGCACACCTACCACCACGGTGCTACTGCTTTGTTATGCTACACCCAGTTGGTTGGTACTACTGCTATTTCCTGGGTTCCAATCTCTTTGAACTTGGGTGTCCACGTGGTTATGTACTGGTATTACTTCTTGGCTGCTAGAGGTATCAGAGTCTGGTGGAAGGAATGGGTCACCAGATTCCAAATCATTCAATTTATTATTGACATTGGATTCATTTACTTTGCCGTGTGGCAAAAGGTTGCTACTGACTACTTCCCAACATTGCCTCACTGTGGTGAATGTGTTGGTTCCACCACTGCCACATTTTCCGGTTGTGCTATCATTTCCTCTTACTTGTTCTTATTCATCGCCTTCTACATTGAAGTCTACAGACGCCAAGGAACAAAGAAGTCTAAGGTCATCAAGAGAGTTAAGGGTGGTGTTGCTGCCAAGGTTAATGAATATGTTAACGTTGATGTGAAGAATGTCAACactccttctccttcccCAGCtccaagaaagagaaacacAAGATCTAGAAAGGCTTAA
- the RRP43 gene encoding exosome non-catalytic core subunit RRP43 — translation MLLKASNLKVLEKKKKIFNSSHLIASNMKGRIINRVSEAQLQSIPAMSDADSIEVHPVVFPPEVLARILPDLSLQRHLSLETRPCSRRFEEFREIKLSDGNIFRYSGNASNNGSNDVIGSNVLRAGKTFIMTSITGGIIEETLSAGSNDIGEEELIEIATEENKLSENATVFPVVEVHRGRVGGPTDEEMITSEKLHKTLLHSGLLKKKALAVSCGIRRTDENGNVSIIYDDEALEEDKKINESINRKWSYVLYAKIQVFSRSGPIFDLCWNSLISALKSVKLPRAFLDERAADLKIAVRTRGRSMTIRETYDILCDPKKYLPLELNESQLAFGSNFGIVDIDPLAELDHEEESNADKMEVTDKKSVLLADIETEAEETSIQSTLTFITSKDGMMKNATVIGGGSKITPSMIRRCITLSKQRADDIQSKI, via the coding sequence ATGTTGCTTAAAGCTTCAAACCTTAAAGtattagaaaagaaaaaaaaaatcttcaactcttctcatctcatcgcatcgaATATGAAAGGAAGAATCATAAACAGAGTATCCGAAGCCCAACTCCAGTCCATACCAGCAATGTCTGACGCTGATTCTATCGAAGTGCACCCTGTGGTATTTCCACCGGAAGTTCTTGCTCGAATTTTACCTGATCTTTCGTTGCAAAGACACCTTTCATTAGAAACTAGACcatgttcaagaagattTGAGGAATTCAGAGAGATAAAATTAAGCGATGGTAATATATTCCGCTATAGTGGAAATGCTTCAAATAACGGATCTAATGATGTAATTGGATCTAATGTTCTTCGTGCTGGTAAGACTTTCATAATGACCTCTATAACAGGTGGTATTATAGAAGAGACATTATCTGCTGGTAGCAATGACATTGGCGAGGAAGAACTAATCGAAATAGCAACAGAAGAGAATAAGCTATCAGAAAATGCAACCGTATTTCCTGTAGTCGAAGTTCATCGTGGCCGTGTCGGTGGCCCtactgatgaagaaatgataACATCTGAGAAGCTTCACAAAACACTTTTACACTCTGGTCttctcaagaagaaagcaTTAGCTGTGTCATGTGGAATTCGTAGAACGGATGAGAATGGAAATGTGTCGATAATATATGACGATGAAGcattggaagaagataagAAAATCAATGAATCTATCAATAGAAAGTGGTCTTACGTGTTGTATGCAAAAATCCAAGTCTTTAGTCGTAGTGGCCCAATATTTGATTTATGCTGGAATTCTTTGATAAGTGCATTGAAATCAGTAAAACTACCAAGAGCATTCCTAGACGAACGAGCTGCAGATCTTAAAATTGCAGTGAGAACAAGAGGACGCAGCATGACAATTCGTGAAACGTATGACATCCTTTGCGATCCTAAGAAATATCTACCATTAGAACTAAATGAATCTCAACTAGCGTTTGGATCTAATTTCGGAATAGTTGATATAGATCCTCTAGCTGAACTTGATCATGAGGAAGAATCGAATGCCGACAAAATGGAAGTCACTGACAAAAAGTCCGTCTTACTAGCTGATATCGAAActgaagcagaagaaacatCAATCCAATCTACGTTGACCTTTATTACAAGTAAAGACGGTATGATGAAAAATGCGACAGTCATTGGTGGTGGATCTAAGATTACTCCTTCAATGATTAGAAGATGTATTACTCTATCTAAGCAGCGGGCTGATGACATCCAATCAAAGATATAA